The proteins below are encoded in one region of Pseudoduganella armeniaca:
- a CDS encoding type II secretion system protein — MNTAVHARPRGFTLIELLVTLAIMGLLGALVIPTAQVTIQRRNEQELLASLHLIRKALDEYKQAYDDGRIAKTIGSNGYPRTLETLVEGVPDLRNPKRTKVYFLRRLPRDPFNSDSELTAAQTWGKRSYASEAEDPREGEDVYDVYSTSDKVGLNGIPYRKW, encoded by the coding sequence ATGAACACGGCAGTCCATGCGCGCCCGCGCGGCTTCACGCTGATCGAGCTGCTCGTCACGCTCGCGATCATGGGCCTCTTGGGCGCGCTCGTGATCCCGACGGCGCAGGTGACGATCCAGCGCCGCAACGAGCAGGAGCTGCTCGCGTCGCTGCACCTGATCCGCAAGGCGCTGGACGAGTACAAGCAGGCCTACGACGACGGCCGCATCGCCAAGACGATCGGCAGCAACGGCTACCCGCGCACGCTGGAAACGCTGGTGGAAGGGGTGCCGGACCTGCGCAACCCGAAGCGCACCAAGGTGTACTTCCTGCGCCGCCTGCCGCGCGACCCGTTCAACAGCGACAGCGAGCTGACGGCCGCCCAGACCTGGGGCAAGCGCAGCTACGCCAGCGAGGCGGAGGACCCGCGCGAAGGCGAGGACGTATACGACGTCTACTCGACGTCCGACAAGGTAGGCCTGAACGGCATACCGTACCGCAAATGGTGA
- a CDS encoding type II secretion system protein, translated as MTAAAGRIRTGRRGRGRLRPARGFTYVSVIILVAIIGLVAATTVRIGATMQRAQAERELLYIGEQFSDALKSYANATPQGQPQQPPTLKELLRDPRFPGTRRHLRKIFVDPMTGKAEWGVIYMGDKLGVLGIYSLSTAAPIKVGNFPMRFQAFEGKQKISDWVFTFNGQEPPPPGQLPAKPGAGNPMTGNPMTGNPMTGKPGGTAPGMPSGTPAGTPAGMPPGAPPASPLTGKPSTPPPEAPAEQEPRRSRRCPRSRRPSRRQSPRSRRQHRPSPPSHPTAGRRIPDRDVGNPQRQCCKNASLDKVFITCVTLQEF; from the coding sequence ATGACCGCAGCGGCAGGCCGTATTCGGACTGGTAGGCGCGGGCGCGGCCGGCTGCGGCCGGCGCGCGGCTTCACCTATGTCAGCGTGATCATCCTGGTGGCGATCATCGGCCTGGTCGCCGCCACCACGGTGCGCATCGGCGCCACGATGCAGCGCGCCCAGGCCGAGCGCGAGCTGCTCTACATCGGCGAGCAGTTCAGCGACGCCCTGAAGAGCTATGCCAACGCCACCCCGCAGGGCCAGCCGCAGCAGCCGCCGACGTTGAAGGAACTGCTGCGCGATCCGCGTTTTCCCGGCACCCGCCGCCACCTGCGCAAGATTTTCGTCGACCCGATGACGGGCAAGGCGGAATGGGGCGTCATCTACATGGGCGACAAGCTGGGGGTGCTGGGCATCTACAGCCTGTCCACGGCCGCGCCGATCAAGGTGGGCAATTTCCCGATGCGTTTCCAGGCCTTCGAGGGCAAGCAGAAGATTTCCGACTGGGTGTTCACCTTTAACGGCCAGGAACCGCCGCCGCCGGGCCAGCTGCCGGCCAAGCCGGGCGCCGGCAACCCGATGACGGGCAATCCGATGACGGGCAATCCGATGACGGGCAAGCCCGGCGGAACGGCGCCCGGCATGCCGTCCGGAACGCCCGCGGGAACGCCTGCGGGGATGCCACCGGGCGCGCCGCCAGCGTCGCCGTTGACGGGCAAGCCATCGACACCACCGCCCGAGGCACCGGCAGAGCAGGAGCCCCGGCGGAGCCGGAGATGCCCCAGGAGCCGCCGTCCGAGCCGCCGCCAGAGCCCCAGGAGCCGCCGCCAGCACCGGCCGAGCCCGCCGAGCCACCCAACAGCAGGTAGGAGAATCCCTGACCGAGATGTAGGAAATCCACAACGTCAGTGTTGTAAAAATGCCAGCTTAGATAAGGTTTTTATAACGTGCGTGACGTTGCAGGAATTTTAA
- the rpsT gene encoding 30S ribosomal protein S20, giving the protein MANTAQARKRARQAVKQNAHNSAQRSTLRTAIKAVRKAILAGDKAAATQVFQASVSTIDSIADKKIIHKNKAARHKSRLAAALKALSA; this is encoded by the coding sequence ATGGCAAATACCGCACAAGCGCGCAAACGCGCTCGTCAAGCAGTCAAGCAAAACGCTCACAACTCGGCTCAGCGCTCGACGCTGCGCACCGCCATCAAGGCTGTCCGCAAGGCGATCCTGGCTGGTGACAAGGCTGCTGCAACCCAGGTCTTCCAGGCCTCCGTCTCGACGATCGATTCGATCGCTGACAAAAAGATCATCCACAAGAACAAGGCCGCTCGCCACAAGAGCCGTCTGGCAGCTGCCCTGAAGGCACTGTCCGCCTAA
- a CDS encoding NADP-dependent isocitrate dehydrogenase — MSSEPTIIYTLTDEAPLLATHAFLPVVSAFTKPAGIRVEQSDISVAARILAAFPENLTPEQRVPDALAELGKKTLEPDANIIKLPNISASVAQLQTAIKELQEKGYNIPDYPSDPKTDEEKAIKARYGKCIGSAVNPVLREGNSDRRAPRAVKEYARKNPHSMAPWSQASRTHVSHMTGGDFYHGEKSMTLDRARDVKMELITKDGQSIVLKPKVALQDGEIIDSMFMSRKALLEFYEAQIEDAHQTGMLFSLHVKATMMKVSHPIVFGHCVRMFYKEAFEKHGALFDSLGINVNNGMADLYNKIATLPASQRDEIVRDLHACQEHRPELAMVDSAKGITNFHSPNDVIVDASMPAMIRSGGKMYGADGRLKEVKAVIPESTFARIYQEIINFCKWHGAFDPRTMGTVPNVGLMAQQAEEYGSHDKTFEVPEDGVANITDLATGEVLMSQTVEKGDIWRMCQVKDAPIRDWVKLAVTRARNSGMPAVFWLDPYRPHENELIKKVNTYLKDHDTTGLDIKIMSQVRAMRYTLERVARGLDTISVTGNILRDYLTDLFPIMELGTSAKMLSIVPLMAGGGMYETGAGGSAPKHVQQLVEENHLRWDSLGEFLALAVSLEDLGLKTGNAKAKVLAKTLDAATGKLLDNRKSPSPKTGELDNRGSQFYLSMYWAQELAAQTDDAELAAKFAPLAKTLTESEEKIVAELLAVQGKPVDIGGYYKADDAKVKAVMRPSATFNAALETIA, encoded by the coding sequence ATGAGCAGTGAACCGACCATCATCTACACCCTGACCGACGAGGCGCCGCTGCTGGCGACCCACGCCTTCCTGCCCGTCGTCAGCGCTTTCACCAAGCCGGCCGGCATCCGCGTCGAGCAGAGCGACATCTCCGTCGCCGCCCGCATCCTGGCAGCGTTCCCGGAAAACCTGACGCCGGAACAGCGCGTGCCGGACGCCCTGGCCGAACTGGGCAAGAAAACGCTGGAGCCGGACGCCAACATCATCAAGCTGCCGAACATCAGCGCCTCCGTCGCGCAGCTGCAGACCGCCATCAAGGAACTGCAGGAAAAAGGCTACAACATTCCCGATTACCCGTCCGATCCGAAGACGGACGAAGAAAAGGCCATCAAGGCCCGCTACGGCAAGTGCATCGGCTCGGCCGTGAATCCGGTCCTGCGCGAAGGTAACTCCGACCGCCGCGCGCCGCGCGCCGTCAAGGAATACGCGCGCAAGAACCCGCACTCGATGGCGCCATGGTCGCAGGCTTCGCGCACCCACGTGTCGCACATGACGGGCGGCGACTTCTACCACGGCGAAAAGTCGATGACCTTGGACCGCGCCCGTGACGTCAAGATGGAACTGATCACCAAGGACGGCCAGAGCATCGTGCTGAAACCGAAGGTCGCGCTGCAGGACGGCGAGATCATCGATTCCATGTTCATGAGCCGCAAGGCCCTGCTGGAATTCTACGAAGCGCAGATCGAAGACGCGCACCAGACCGGCATGCTGTTCTCGCTGCACGTCAAGGCCACGATGATGAAGGTGTCGCACCCGATCGTGTTCGGCCACTGCGTGCGCATGTTCTACAAGGAAGCGTTCGAGAAGCACGGCGCGCTGTTCGACAGCCTGGGCATCAACGTCAACAACGGCATGGCCGACCTGTACAACAAGATCGCCACCTTGCCAGCCTCCCAGCGCGACGAGATCGTGCGCGACCTGCACGCCTGCCAGGAACACCGCCCGGAACTGGCGATGGTCGACTCGGCCAAGGGCATCACCAACTTCCATTCGCCGAACGACGTGATCGTCGATGCGTCGATGCCGGCCATGATCCGCTCCGGCGGCAAGATGTACGGCGCGGACGGCCGCCTGAAGGAAGTCAAGGCCGTGATCCCGGAAAGCACGTTCGCCCGCATCTACCAGGAGATCATCAACTTCTGCAAATGGCACGGCGCCTTCGACCCGCGCACGATGGGCACGGTGCCGAACGTGGGCCTGATGGCCCAGCAGGCCGAGGAATACGGCTCGCACGACAAGACCTTCGAAGTGCCGGAAGACGGCGTGGCCAACATCACCGACCTCGCCACCGGCGAAGTGCTGATGAGCCAGACCGTGGAGAAGGGCGACATCTGGCGCATGTGCCAGGTCAAGGACGCGCCGATCCGCGACTGGGTCAAGCTGGCCGTGACGCGCGCGCGCAACTCGGGCATGCCGGCCGTGTTCTGGCTGGACCCGTACCGTCCGCACGAGAATGAACTGATCAAGAAGGTCAACACCTACCTGAAGGATCACGACACGACGGGCCTGGACATCAAGATCATGTCGCAAGTGCGCGCGATGCGCTACACGCTGGAGCGCGTGGCGCGCGGCCTGGACACGATCTCCGTGACCGGCAACATCCTGCGCGACTACCTGACCGACCTGTTCCCGATCATGGAACTGGGCACCAGCGCCAAGATGCTGTCGATCGTGCCGCTGATGGCCGGTGGCGGCATGTACGAAACCGGCGCCGGCGGTTCGGCACCGAAGCACGTGCAGCAGCTGGTCGAGGAAAACCACCTGCGCTGGGATTCGCTGGGCGAGTTCCTGGCGCTGGCGGTCAGCCTGGAAGACCTGGGCCTGAAGACCGGCAACGCCAAGGCCAAGGTGCTGGCCAAGACGCTGGACGCGGCCACCGGCAAGCTGCTGGACAACCGCAAGTCGCCGTCGCCGAAAACGGGTGAGCTGGACAACCGCGGCAGCCAGTTCTACCTGTCGATGTACTGGGCGCAGGAACTGGCGGCACAGACCGACGACGCCGAACTGGCGGCCAAGTTCGCGCCGCTGGCCAAGACGCTGACGGAAAGCGAAGAGAAGATCGTCGCCGAGCTGCTGGCGGTGCAGGGCAAGCCGGTCGACATCGGCGGCTACTACAAGGCCGACGACGCCAAGGTGAAGGCCGTGATGCGTCCGAGCGCGACGTTCAACGCGGCGCTGGAAACCATCGCCTGA
- a CDS encoding pseudouridine synthase yields the protein MPLILFNKPFQVLCQFSPQDGRETLADYLAVPNIYPAGRLDADSEGLMLLTDDGKLQHRIAHPDHKEAKTYLVQVDGIPDAAALERLQAPLDLGDFVTQPCRAVRIAEPEWLWPRNPPIRTRADQPTSWLAITLAEGKNRQVRRMTAAVGFPTLRLVRSSIGAFSLASHPLMPGEFVEIATGD from the coding sequence ATGCCACTCATCCTTTTCAACAAACCGTTCCAGGTACTGTGCCAGTTCTCGCCGCAGGACGGCCGGGAAACGCTGGCCGATTACCTGGCCGTTCCGAACATCTATCCGGCCGGCCGCCTGGACGCCGACAGCGAAGGCCTGATGCTGCTGACCGACGACGGCAAGCTGCAGCACCGCATCGCCCATCCCGACCACAAGGAAGCCAAGACCTACCTGGTGCAGGTGGACGGCATCCCTGACGCCGCCGCGCTGGAACGGCTGCAGGCGCCGCTGGACCTGGGCGACTTCGTCACGCAGCCCTGCCGCGCCGTGCGCATCGCCGAACCCGAATGGCTGTGGCCGCGCAACCCGCCGATCCGGACGCGCGCCGACCAGCCCACCAGCTGGCTGGCCATCACGCTGGCCGAGGGCAAGAACCGCCAGGTGCGGCGCATGACGGCCGCCGTCGGCTTCCCTACCCTGCGGCTGGTGCGCAGCAGCATCGGGGCGTTTTCGCTGGCTTCGCATCCCTTGATGCCGGGGGAGTTCGTGGAGATTGCTACTGGCGACTGA
- a CDS encoding PilN domain-containing protein yields MSRLRPIRIDFAPSGWRRTLYRLHPAVAVAGVAGLLLCLGGAWSVMDLAEQRAARAAQLERLQERVRALSKAPKAVPETAIPEAQATAVNGAILQLNVPWRELEDALAAATPANIALLAFEPDARKHLLKITAEARNSDDMVGYVQVLKQQEFFSGAALVRHEIEEQNPAKPLRFQVEVQWRGR; encoded by the coding sequence ATGAGCCGCCTGCGTCCCATCCGTATCGATTTCGCCCCGAGCGGCTGGCGCCGTACGCTGTACCGCCTGCATCCGGCCGTGGCCGTGGCCGGCGTGGCCGGCCTGCTGCTGTGCCTGGGCGGCGCCTGGAGCGTCATGGACCTGGCCGAGCAGCGCGCCGCGCGCGCCGCGCAGCTGGAGCGCTTGCAGGAGCGGGTCCGGGCCCTGTCGAAGGCGCCCAAGGCGGTGCCGGAGACGGCGATACCGGAAGCGCAGGCAACCGCCGTCAACGGCGCCATCCTGCAGCTGAACGTGCCGTGGCGCGAGCTGGAGGATGCGCTGGCCGCCGCCACGCCGGCCAATATCGCGCTGCTGGCGTTCGAGCCGGATGCGCGCAAGCACCTGCTGAAGATCACGGCCGAGGCCCGCAACAGCGACGACATGGTGGGTTACGTACAGGTGCTGAAACAGCAGGAGTTCTTCAGCGGTGCCGCGCTGGTGCGCCATGAAATCGAAGAACAGAACCCGGCCAAGCCGTTGCGGTTCCAGGTCGAAGTGCAGTGGAGGGGACGATGA
- a CDS encoding type II secretion system protein: MSKRRAKGFTLIELLVVLGIIALLLTLAVPRYFPSVDKTKETILGDNLRNTRAVIDQFYGDTGRYPDSLEQLVEKRYLRALPVDPITERTDSWQLVPPEDPSKGGVADLKSGAPGNDRSGRPYSDW, translated from the coding sequence ATGAGCAAGCGCCGCGCCAAGGGTTTCACGCTGATCGAGCTGCTGGTCGTGCTGGGCATCATCGCCTTGCTGCTGACGCTGGCGGTGCCGCGCTATTTCCCCAGCGTGGACAAGACCAAGGAAACCATCCTGGGCGACAACCTGCGCAACACGCGCGCCGTCATCGACCAGTTCTATGGCGACACCGGGCGTTACCCCGATTCGCTCGAGCAGCTGGTGGAGAAACGCTACCTGCGCGCGCTGCCGGTGGACCCGATCACGGAGCGCACCGACAGCTGGCAGCTGGTGCCGCCCGAGGACCCGAGCAAGGGCGGCGTGGCCGACCTGAAGAGTGGAGCGCCCGGCAATGACCGCAGCGGCAGGCCGTATTCGGACTGGTAG
- a CDS encoding secretin N-terminal domain-containing protein translates to MSRQKPTATARLRRTLTLSTMVLALSGCAAQMAYRDARDLIEKDQVEAGLLKLQEAISADPGNAQYRATYLQARDRAIMRYLDQAERQTAEGQRALALQNIQRVLALNPQNERARNALRALDMAERHERLLADAKDLVAKGEFDQARAKVEVVLTEKPDQSAARALQREIAEKNPPGGAENQLAKTFKQPITIEFRDAPLKQVFDVISRRSGLNFVFDKDVKADARTTIALKNSTVESAVYYLLMTNQLEQQVMDANTILIYPNIAAKLKEYQETVIKTFYLANAEAKLVANTLKTILKSRDVVADEKLNLVIMRDNADAIKLAEKIVALQDMAEPEVMLEVEILEVKRSRLLELGVSWPTSATFSPLISSGGSTLTINDLDTLNARSIGVSSLSAKITANKTDGDSNLLANPRIRVRNKQKAKILIGDKVPVITTTVSPGTAGFAQESVSYVDVGLTLNAEPTIYLNNEIAINVSLEVSNIVNRIETKTGTTAYQIGTRQATTVLQLKDGENQVLAGLINSEDRKTGTKVPGFGDVPILGRLFGTQSDDKQKTEIVLSITPRLIRNLQRPQADASEFSAGTEANFRRKPDITVRAQVLPPARSGGTPALEQPQVPQVPQPQPPQPPTPTPQETGTPTGVPLSTAQPGPASSVTQPPGQPQPQSQPQSLIQQQQQQQQPSATTPTPPAQNQ, encoded by the coding sequence ATGTCCCGCCAAAAGCCCACCGCAACGGCCCGCCTGCGCCGCACGCTTACATTGTCCACGATGGTGCTGGCGCTGTCCGGTTGCGCCGCCCAGATGGCTTACCGCGACGCCCGCGACCTGATCGAGAAGGACCAGGTCGAGGCGGGCCTGTTGAAGCTGCAGGAAGCCATCAGCGCCGATCCGGGCAATGCCCAATACCGCGCCACCTACCTGCAGGCGCGCGACCGCGCCATCATGCGCTACCTGGACCAGGCCGAACGGCAGACGGCGGAAGGCCAGCGGGCGCTGGCGCTGCAGAACATCCAGCGCGTGCTGGCCCTGAACCCGCAGAACGAACGGGCCCGCAACGCCCTGCGCGCGCTCGACATGGCCGAGCGCCACGAGCGCCTGCTGGCCGACGCCAAGGACCTGGTGGCGAAGGGCGAATTCGACCAGGCCCGTGCCAAGGTGGAAGTGGTGCTGACGGAGAAGCCGGACCAGTCGGCCGCCCGCGCGCTGCAACGCGAGATCGCCGAGAAAAATCCGCCGGGCGGCGCCGAGAACCAGCTGGCCAAGACCTTCAAGCAGCCGATCACGATCGAGTTCCGCGACGCGCCATTGAAGCAGGTGTTCGACGTGATCTCGCGCCGCTCGGGCCTGAACTTCGTGTTCGACAAGGACGTCAAGGCCGATGCCCGCACCACCATCGCGCTGAAGAACAGCACCGTCGAATCGGCGGTCTACTACCTGCTGATGACGAACCAGCTGGAACAGCAGGTGATGGACGCGAACACCATCCTGATCTACCCGAACATCGCCGCCAAGCTGAAGGAATACCAGGAAACCGTCATCAAGACGTTCTACCTGGCCAACGCGGAAGCGAAGCTGGTGGCCAATACCCTGAAGACGATCCTGAAGTCGCGCGACGTGGTGGCGGACGAGAAGCTGAACCTCGTCATCATGCGCGACAATGCCGACGCCATCAAGCTGGCCGAGAAGATCGTCGCGCTGCAGGACATGGCCGAGCCGGAAGTGATGCTGGAGGTGGAGATCCTCGAGGTCAAGCGCTCGCGCCTGCTGGAGCTGGGCGTGTCGTGGCCGACTTCCGCCACGTTCTCGCCGCTGATCTCCAGCGGCGGCTCGACCCTGACGATCAACGACCTCGATACGCTGAACGCACGCAGCATCGGCGTTTCGTCGCTGAGCGCCAAGATCACCGCCAACAAGACCGACGGCGACTCGAACCTCTTGGCCAATCCGCGCATCCGCGTGCGCAACAAGCAGAAGGCCAAGATCCTGATCGGCGACAAGGTGCCCGTGATCACGACCACCGTCTCGCCCGGCACCGCCGGCTTCGCGCAGGAGAGCGTCAGCTACGTCGACGTCGGCCTGACCCTGAACGCCGAACCGACGATCTACCTGAACAACGAGATCGCCATCAACGTCTCGCTGGAGGTGTCGAACATCGTCAACCGCATCGAGACCAAGACCGGCACCACCGCCTACCAGATCGGCACGCGCCAGGCCACCACGGTGCTGCAGCTGAAGGACGGCGAGAACCAGGTGCTGGCGGGCCTGATCAACAGCGAGGACCGCAAGACGGGCACCAAGGTGCCGGGCTTCGGCGACGTGCCGATCCTGGGCCGCCTGTTCGGTACCCAGAGCGACGACAAGCAGAAGACCGAGATCGTGCTGTCGATCACGCCGCGCCTGATCCGCAACCTGCAGCGGCCGCAGGCCGACGCCTCCGAGTTCTCGGCCGGTACCGAAGCGAACTTCCGCCGCAAGCCGGACATCACGGTGCGCGCGCAGGTGCTGCCGCCGGCCCGCAGCGGCGGCACGCCGGCGCTGGAGCAGCCGCAGGTGCCGCAGGTGCCGCAGCCGCAGCCGCCGCAGCCGCCGACACCGACACCGCAGGAGACGGGCACCCCGACCGGCGTGCCGTTGTCGACGGCGCAGCCGGGGCCTGCGTCGAGCGTAACCCAGCCGCCGGGCCAGCCACAACCGCAGTCGCAGCCGCAGTCGCTGATCCAGCAACAGCAGCAACAGCAGCAGCCATCGGCGACGACGCCGACGCCGCCCGCGCAGAACCAGTGA
- a CDS encoding FxDxF family PEP-CTERM protein, with product MKLKFAVAGLLAAASFSALASDQTVDLTVGGDNFFNSAVPGGDGVLSGGVDVITFGGLDAGVYNLVVTISGQKLTFNDALSNLNGVTGKYTEDGKYRFYGVEATGSSPFTLTLFGNADIGAKYSGEVSVSAVPEPSTYGMLLGGMGIMAFLARRKSKQA from the coding sequence ATGAAACTGAAATTCGCCGTAGCAGGCCTGCTGGCCGCAGCATCCTTCTCCGCCCTGGCATCGGACCAGACCGTTGATCTGACCGTCGGTGGCGACAATTTCTTCAACTCCGCGGTTCCTGGCGGTGACGGCGTGCTGTCCGGCGGCGTGGACGTGATCACGTTCGGCGGCCTGGATGCAGGCGTGTACAACCTGGTCGTGACGATCAGCGGCCAGAAACTGACGTTCAACGACGCCCTGTCGAACCTGAACGGCGTCACCGGCAAATACACGGAAGACGGCAAATACCGCTTCTACGGCGTGGAAGCCACCGGCTCGAGCCCGTTCACGCTGACCCTGTTCGGCAACGCCGACATCGGCGCCAAGTACAGCGGCGAAGTGTCGGTATCGGCCGTACCGGAGCCAAGCACCTACGGCATGCTGCTGGGCGGCATGGGCATCATGGCCTTCCTGGCCCGCCGCAAATCCAAGCAAGCGTAA
- the murJ gene encoding murein biosynthesis integral membrane protein MurJ — protein MNLLRTLAAVSSMTMLSRVTGLLRETLFARAFGAGAYTDAFNVAFRIPNLLRRLFAEGAFSQAFVPILAEYKIQHGQEASRTLSDHVANCLVWATLIVSAIGIVGAPLFVLLIAGGLKQDAGAFDAAVWMTRLMFPYIACMSFVAMAGGILNTWHQFKIPAFTPVLLNLSLIAGSLFLAPYLEQPVYAQAIAVFVGGLLQVAIQIPALIKIGMLPRLSINPAAGLSDPGVRRVLKKMGPAVFAVSASQISLMINTSIASRLEQGSISWLTYADRLMEFPTALLGVALGTILLPSLSKANVDGDREEYSALLDWGLRLTLLLAIPAAIGLCVLALPLIATLFHYGAFTDRAAEMSARPLIAYAAGLVGIILVKTLAPAFYARQDIRTPVRIAMGVLLATQLMNLIFVPLIEVAGLALSIGLAACLNALFLFIGLRKRGIYVPSPGWGKFFVKLVVAVAAMGVTGWFAAQQFDWLALRATPLLRAGALAGVIAVCGLVYFGLLVLLGFRVRDFRRTGK, from the coding sequence ATGAATCTACTTCGAACCCTTGCCGCCGTCTCCAGCATGACCATGCTGTCGCGCGTGACCGGCCTGCTGCGCGAGACGCTGTTTGCCCGCGCCTTCGGCGCCGGCGCCTATACGGACGCCTTCAACGTGGCCTTCCGCATCCCCAACCTGCTGCGCCGGCTGTTTGCCGAAGGCGCCTTCTCGCAGGCCTTCGTGCCGATCCTGGCCGAGTACAAGATCCAGCATGGCCAGGAGGCCAGCCGGACCTTGTCCGACCATGTCGCCAACTGCCTGGTCTGGGCGACGCTGATCGTCAGCGCGATCGGCATCGTCGGCGCACCGCTGTTCGTGCTGCTGATCGCCGGCGGCCTGAAGCAGGACGCGGGCGCGTTCGACGCCGCCGTCTGGATGACGCGCCTGATGTTCCCCTATATCGCCTGCATGTCGTTCGTCGCGATGGCCGGCGGTATCCTGAACACCTGGCACCAGTTCAAGATCCCGGCCTTCACCCCCGTGCTGCTGAACCTGTCGCTGATCGCCGGCTCGCTGTTCCTGGCCCCCTACCTCGAGCAACCGGTGTACGCGCAGGCCATCGCCGTATTCGTCGGCGGCCTGCTGCAGGTGGCCATCCAGATTCCCGCGCTGATCAAGATCGGCATGCTGCCGCGCCTGTCGATCAACCCGGCTGCCGGCCTGTCCGATCCGGGCGTGCGGCGCGTGCTGAAGAAGATGGGGCCGGCCGTGTTTGCCGTGTCGGCCTCGCAGATCAGCCTGATGATCAACACCAGCATCGCGTCGCGCCTGGAACAAGGCAGCATCTCGTGGCTGACCTATGCGGACCGCCTGATGGAATTCCCCACCGCGCTGCTGGGCGTGGCGCTGGGCACGATCCTGCTGCCCAGCCTGTCGAAAGCCAATGTGGACGGCGACCGCGAGGAATACTCGGCGCTGCTGGACTGGGGCCTGCGCCTGACCCTGCTGCTGGCGATCCCGGCCGCCATCGGCCTGTGCGTGCTGGCCTTGCCGCTGATCGCCACGCTGTTCCATTACGGCGCGTTCACGGACCGGGCCGCCGAGATGTCGGCGCGCCCGCTGATCGCCTATGCGGCCGGCCTCGTCGGCATCATCCTCGTCAAGACCCTGGCGCCGGCCTTCTACGCCCGGCAGGACATCCGCACGCCGGTGCGCATCGCCATGGGCGTGCTACTGGCGACCCAGCTGATGAACCTGATTTTCGTCCCCTTGATCGAGGTGGCGGGCCTGGCGTTGTCGATCGGCCTGGCCGCCTGCCTGAACGCGCTGTTCCTGTTCATCGGCCTGCGCAAGCGCGGCATCTACGTGCCCTCCCCTGGCTGGGGCAAGTTCTTCGTCAAGCTGGTCGTGGCCGTCGCGGCGATGGGCGTGACGGGCTGGTTCGCGGCCCAGCAGTTCGACTGGCTGGCGCTGCGCGCGACGCCGTTGCTGCGCGCCGGGGCGCTGGCGGGCGTCATCGCCGTTTGCGGGCTGGTCTACTTCGGCCTGCTGGTACTGCTGGGGTTCCGGGTACGCGACTTCCGGCGCACCGGCAAGTGA